AATGCACAAAGCAACCGATAATGCTACCGACTTACGTAACCAGCTTAAACTTACGTATAACAAAGCACGTCAGGCTTCTATTACCAACGAAATCCTTGAGATTGTTGGTGGTGCCGAAGCATTAAATAACTAAAATTATTTAAAATAGATATATAAAAGCTATCCGAAAGGGTAGCTTTTTTTTATTTTTGAGAATATTTTGTGAGATGCTTGAATTGTTGCAACCCTAAATTTATACGAATATGATTCGATTGATGTCAATATTTAAATTATATCACAAATTCAAACTTTACCCTCTTCGAAAAGAAGTTTTAGTGAATCAATTTGATAAATACGAAAACTTTCTTCCATTAGTAACACTCGACCTATCCTATAAGGGAATCAGAGATAAAATACATATCATATTCGTTTGCTTTGCCCACTCGTCCAGACCTATTGACCCCGATTTTCCTCTAGGAGAAAGTATGGGCAATTACACATTTAAAATAGAAGAAAATAACTTGTATAAACCAATATTTTCTAAAAATGCTTTGAATATTGATAATAAATACCTGAATCATTTTGAATTGATTCAAATAGAATATTCCAAGCTAAAAAAGATGAATAAAGATATCCTTCATACAATAACTACACCCAATAAGCCTGAGTGGTGGCAAAATGACCAAACACCGTTAAACTCTATCGGTAAGGAATTTAAGTTCGTATGTCAATTAGAAATGGATAAGATATTTGGAGATCATGCATTAATGTGTACTTACATTTTTTATGATGAACACGACCGCGAGGTAAAGTATATACATCAGTTGGACTAAAACAAAATATAAAATTAGCATCTACACTAATATTCTCTACTTTTGTAACTACTAAAAAGTAATCCATAACCTTTGACCCTCTTTAAAAACCTTTTCAAACAAACAGCTATATACGGCATCGCTACGGTAGTACCGCGTATGTTCAGCTTTTTGCTTACGCCATTATATACCGAGTTGCTGCCCGAGGAGGAGTATGGCGCAGTATCGGTTATTTTTGCATGGATGGTACTTTTTAACGTGGTATTGGCGTACGGTATGGAAACTGCTTTTTTCAGGTTTTATACAGCAGACGATGCTAAAAAAGTACAATCTACGGCTACCGTATCCATATTCTGGACGTCATTACTGTTTTTGGCTGCTGCGCTGTTAGGTCGTAATTACCTTGCCGAAGCTGCTACGATAGATGTACGTTATATAACCTATACCATCTGGGTATTAGTTTTTGATGCGCTGGTAATTATACCTTTTTCCAAACTACGTGTTACGGGTAAACCAACGTTTTATGCCGTAGTTAAAATTGGTAATGTAGCGGTTAATTTGGGGCTAAATGTGTTCTTTTTGTTGTATTTGCCACAACTTGCAACCGCAAACCCCAATAGTGTTTTAGGCAGTATATACATACAAGGTTTTGAGATAGGGTATATATTTATATCCAATCTCGTAGCAAGCCTACTTACGTTTGCAGTGTTAGCACCGCACTATTTCCGAATATCGTGGCATTTCGATAAAAAATTGTGGAAAAAAATGATGCGCTACGCCATACCTGTATTAGTAGCAGGTGTAGCCTTTGCCATAAACGAAACATTTGACAGAATACTACTCGAAAAACTACTACCACAGGATGTTGCTAAAGCCGAAGTAGGTATTTATTCCGCCTGCTACAAGCTCGCTATTTTCATGACGCTATTTGCTACCGCATTCCGTTTGGGTATAGAGCCGTTCTTTTTCAGTCATGCAAAAAACGAGAATGCCCCTCAAACCTATGCCATAATTACCAAGTATTTTGTAATACTAGGCTCTATAATACTGTTAACTGTAATTATATTTTCGGATATACTTAAGGTGCTCATCATCCGAAACGAAGGCTATTGGGAAGGCATGCAAGTGGTACCGCTCATTATAATGGCAAATTTCTTTTTGGGCATCTACCATAACCTATCAGTGTGGTACAAACTATCAGACCGTACTAAAATGGGCGCCTACATCTCTATAATAGGTGCTATAATTACATTAGTGCTCAACTTCGTACTCATACCGCAATACAGTTATATGGGGTCGGCAATAGCCACCATAACTGCCTATGGCACCATGATGATTGTGTCGTACCTATTGGGCAGCAAATACTATCCCATTCCGTACGATTTAAAACGAATACTAGCCTATTTGGCACTATCCATTGGGTTATCCCTACTCTGCTTTTACCACTACCGCGCTAATTATGCGGTAGGCGTACCCATACTATTTATTTACATAGGCTTTGTTTACTTTAGCGAAAAAGACACGCTACATCGTATTATAAAACGAGGGTAACAAATTAATCAAACCAAAGGTTTGGTTATTAGTAATAGTATTTTGATATTTGATTGATAAACACATAAAAATGACAGTTAAAATTATAAATCGTTCGTCGCACCAGTTGCCTAGTTACGAAACGATTGCCTCGGCAGGGATGGACTTACGCGCCAACCTTGATGCGCCCGTAGTGTTAAGTCCGCTAGGCAGAGCCATTATAAAAACAGGATTATTTATAGAGTTACCCATAGGTTACGAAGCCCAAGTACGCCCCCGTAGCGGACTCGCTGCCAAAAAAGGAATTACCGTACTAAACAGCCCAGGCACAATTGATGCCGACTACAGGGGCGAAATAGGCGTAATTTTAGTAAATTTATCAAACGAAGCCTTTACCGTAGAAAATGGCGAGCGCATAGCCCAACTGGTTATTGCCAAACACGAACGCGCTGAGTGGCAGGAAGTACACGAACTTACTGAGACCACACGTGGCGAAGGCGGTTTTGGTAGTACGGGAGTAAAATAAAGCAATGCAACAAAAACAAACACCAATACAACAAAAATAAACATGAAAATTATTGTCCCCATGGCAGGTCGTGGTTCGCGTTTACGCCCACACACCCTAACAGTACCCAAACCATTAATACCTATTGCAGGTAAGCCCATTGTACACCGCTTGGTAGAAGATATAGCAGGTGTAATTAATCAGGAGATAGATGAAATAGCCTTTATTATTCACAGAAGTTTTGGTACGCAGGTAGAAAAAGACCTTGTAGCCATAGCCGAAAAATTAGGCGCCAGAGGCACAATATGCTACCAAGACGAACCCTTAGGAACGGGGCATGCCATTATGTGTGCTAAAGAATCGATGAGCGGACCTATAGTAGTTGCGTATGCCGATACACTATTTCGTGCTGATTTTACGTTAGATACTACAGCCGATAGTGTAATTTGGGTAAAACAGGTTGACGACCCAAGTGCTTTTGGTGTAGTACAGCTTAATGATAATAAAGAAATAGTCGATTTTGTAGAGAAGCCAAAAGAGTTCGTATCCGATCTTGCTATAATAGGCATTTACTACTTTAAAAGTGGCGAAACACTACGTAGCGAGTTACAATACCTTTTAGATAATAACATTGTAAAAGGTGGCGAATACCAGCTTACCGATGCTTTAGAGAACATGAAGCAAAAGGGCATGAAGTTTGTTCCGGGTAAAGTAGATGAGTGGATGGACTGCGGTAACAAAAACGTAACTGTAGATACCAATAACAGAATGCTTAACTTCCTGCATGCCGACGGTCATAATATGTTAGCCGAATCGGCAGTAGTAGAAAATAGCGAAATTATACAGCCATGTTACATTGGCGAAAACGTAGTGCTAAAAAATGCTACCGTAGGTCCAAACGTATCGTTAGGCGACAACACTACCGTAGAAAATACTACTATTAAAAACAGTTTGGTGCAAACCAATTCGGCAATTAAAAATGCCACGCTTGATAATGCTATGATAGGCAACAATGCACGTTTTAACGGTAATTTTACCGCAATTAGCATTGGCGACTATTCGGTTTTAGAATAAGATATATGAACATAAGAATTCTTTTTAGCGGATTAACGCTTTCTGGTTTGTTGCTGTGCCCCGTAATTACACAAGCACAGCAACAAGAGCCAGACGAAATTGTATTGGCACAAAACGAGTTTGAAGACAATTTTTACGAAGCCATAAAGCAAAAAGGAATTGAGAATTACGATAAAGCCCTACAAGCCCTACAAGCCTGTATTGCAATAAACCCCAATGAGCCTGCCATATACAACGAGGTAGGTATAAACCAACTAGCACTTAAAAATTTTCCTGAAGCCGAAAAAGCATTTTTAAAAGCTACTCAGCTCGATCCCGAAAACCGCTGGTACTGGCAAGGCTTATACGATGTGTACTACGCCGTGCAGGACTGGAATAAAGCCATAACCATAGTACAAAAACTTACCAAATGGCGCAAAGAGTTTTACGAGGAAGATTTAGTATCGTTATACATGTACACCAGCCAGTACGATAAAGCCATAGCGCTTATAGATGCATTGGATGCTAGTGTTGGCGAATCGCACAAGCGCGAAATGTACAAAGCGCAAATTATGCAAAACGAACGCTACAGTAAACCTAAAAAAGAAGTACTAGAAGCTGCCATAAAGAAAAATCCGAAAGAAGAATCTAATTACTTAGAGCTTATCTACCTTTATTCGGAGAGCAACCAAGAAGAAAAAGCGGAAGAGGTAGCTAAAAAACTCGAAAAAGAAATTCCCGATTCCGATTGGGCACAAGTAAGCCTTTTCAAGTTCCATCTTAATAATAACGAAGGCGATAAAGCATCAAAATCGTTATTCAGAGTATTAGAAAGCAATAAAATAGATCGTAAAATAAAACATCGTGCATTTAACGAGTTTTTAATTTTTGTGAATAACAATCCACAATTTAATGATGACTTGGCTACGGCAGCCGATTATTTTGAGGACGATGAGTTTGTAAATGTACCCAAAGAGGTAGGAAAATTCTTTTTTAGCAAAAACGATTATACACGTGCTATAGCCTATTTTAAAAAGAGCCTTGCTAACAATTCAGACGATATTGAGGCGATAGAGCTATTATTATACGCTTACAATGGGAGCAACCAAAATGAAGTACTCCTAAAAGAAGCCGAAAACTATTTGGATTTATACCCTACCCATGCAAGGCTGTATTACCTTGCAGGTTTAGCCTGTAATAATTTAGGCACCTTTAAAAAGGCAAAAGATTGGCTGGAAATGGGTATTGACTTTGTGGTTGAAGATACCGAGCTCGAAGCAGGTTTTAATACCGAATTGGGCAGAGCCTACGAAGGGCTTGGCGATACAAAACAAAAAGAATCGTATTTTGGTAAAGCGGAAAGATTGCTAAAATCGAAAAAAACAAGATGAGAAAAATAACCGCTTTTTTGCTAACAGTAACTGTATTGCTGTTGGCGTCCTGTAAATCCAAACAACAGGCTATACTTGCCGAAAAGCGTGCTACCAAGCCAAAAACAACCGCCCAAATAATACAAGGGCATTACACTAATAAAAAGGATTTTAAAACGCTGTACATACGTGCAGGCGTACGCTATAGCGATAAAAACACATCGCAAAAACTATCGGCAGATATACGTATTAAAAAAGACGAAAAAATACTGGTAAGCCTAAAGTTTTTGGGCATTACTATGGCAAAAGGGCTTATTACCCCCGAGGGTGTTAGCTATTACGAAAAACTAAACAATACCTATTTTCAGGGTAATTATGCTATGCTTAGCCGTTGGCTAGGTGCCGATTTGGATTATAATAAAGTACAAAACCTTATTTTAGGTAAAGCACTATACAACCTTAACGAGGGTAATTATAAATCGGGTATTAAAGACGATTTGTATGTACTGGGCGATACTACAGGAGGCATCACTAAACTATTTATGTTTGAAGGAGGTAATTTCCTCCTTAAAAAAGAAGTTATAGCACAAGGGGGTATGGATGCCCGTAGTTTAGATATACAATACCCCTCGCACAGCCAGTACCCTAATGCGGTATTGCCCGCAGCCATAAAAGTAATGGCAGAACAAAATGATAAGGTTACTATAGATATTGAGTACAATACTGTTACCTTTGATGAAGATTTTTCGTTTCCGTACAGCGTACCTGTAGGCTTCGAGCAGATTTTTCTTGATTAACCGAATATATAAACATGATAAGAGCAGTCCTTACCATTCTTTTTATAACTTTTACAACACTTGGTGTTGCGCAGACTGACCAGAAAAAGCAACTGGAGCAAAAAAAAGCGCAAATCCTTAAAGAAATCAGTGGGTTTCGCAGCCTTTTAAGCAAGGAGAACAGCAGGGAAAAATCGGTACTTACCAAAATTTCGGAAAGCGAAGCTAAAATTCGTCTTAACGAAAAACTTATCCAGAATACCAAGAAACAAACTAAAATACTTACCGACGAAATTTATCTGAATCAGCTTAAAATAAACAAGCTCAACAGAGAATTAAAAGTATTAAAAGAGGATTATGCTGCCATGATTGTAAAGGCGTATAAAAGCCGTTCGCAGCAAAGCCGTATTATGTTTATACTATCGTCGCAAAACTTTTTACAGGCATACAAGCGTATGCAGTACATGAAGCAGTATGCGAATTTTAGGAAGATACAAGGCGAAGCCATAAAAGCTAAAAAAGCTGAACTGGAAGTACTAGCAGCAAAACTAAATGCCCAAAAAGTAGAGAAAGAAGCACTACTTGCCGAAAACCTTAAAGTAAAAGCAGAGCTGGAAGAGGAGAAGAAAGAGCAAGAAAAACTCATAAAATCCATACAAAAGGATAAGAAGAAATACATTGCCGATATTAGAAACAGAGAGAAAGAAGCAAAAGCTATAGAGCGCAAAATTGACAAAATAGTACGCGATGCTATTGCGGCTGCCAACAAAAAAACAGCAGCATCGGGTGCTACAAAAGCAAGCAAAGGTTCAAAATCTACAGCAG
The Flavobacterium litorale genome window above contains:
- the dut gene encoding dUTP diphosphatase, producing MTVKIINRSSHQLPSYETIASAGMDLRANLDAPVVLSPLGRAIIKTGLFIELPIGYEAQVRPRSGLAAKKGITVLNSPGTIDADYRGEIGVILVNLSNEAFTVENGERIAQLVIAKHERAEWQEVHELTETTRGEGGFGSTGVK
- a CDS encoding tetratricopeptide repeat protein encodes the protein MNIRILFSGLTLSGLLLCPVITQAQQQEPDEIVLAQNEFEDNFYEAIKQKGIENYDKALQALQACIAINPNEPAIYNEVGINQLALKNFPEAEKAFLKATQLDPENRWYWQGLYDVYYAVQDWNKAITIVQKLTKWRKEFYEEDLVSLYMYTSQYDKAIALIDALDASVGESHKREMYKAQIMQNERYSKPKKEVLEAAIKKNPKEESNYLELIYLYSESNQEEKAEEVAKKLEKEIPDSDWAQVSLFKFHLNNNEGDKASKSLFRVLESNKIDRKIKHRAFNEFLIFVNNNPQFNDDLATAADYFEDDEFVNVPKEVGKFFFSKNDYTRAIAYFKKSLANNSDDIEAIELLLYAYNGSNQNEVLLKEAENYLDLYPTHARLYYLAGLACNNLGTFKKAKDWLEMGIDFVVEDTELEAGFNTELGRAYEGLGDTKQKESYFGKAERLLKSKKTR
- a CDS encoding DUF4292 domain-containing protein, with product MRKITAFLLTVTVLLLASCKSKQQAILAEKRATKPKTTAQIIQGHYTNKKDFKTLYIRAGVRYSDKNTSQKLSADIRIKKDEKILVSLKFLGITMAKGLITPEGVSYYEKLNNTYFQGNYAMLSRWLGADLDYNKVQNLILGKALYNLNEGNYKSGIKDDLYVLGDTTGGITKLFMFEGGNFLLKKEVIAQGGMDARSLDIQYPSHSQYPNAVLPAAIKVMAEQNDKVTIDIEYNTVTFDEDFSFPYSVPVGFEQIFLD
- a CDS encoding sugar phosphate nucleotidyltransferase, producing MKIIVPMAGRGSRLRPHTLTVPKPLIPIAGKPIVHRLVEDIAGVINQEIDEIAFIIHRSFGTQVEKDLVAIAEKLGARGTICYQDEPLGTGHAIMCAKESMSGPIVVAYADTLFRADFTLDTTADSVIWVKQVDDPSAFGVVQLNDNKEIVDFVEKPKEFVSDLAIIGIYYFKSGETLRSELQYLLDNNIVKGGEYQLTDALENMKQKGMKFVPGKVDEWMDCGNKNVTVDTNNRMLNFLHADGHNMLAESAVVENSEIIQPCYIGENVVLKNATVGPNVSLGDNTTVENTTIKNSLVQTNSAIKNATLDNAMIGNNARFNGNFTAISIGDYSVLE
- a CDS encoding murein hydrolase activator EnvC family protein, which gives rise to MIRAVLTILFITFTTLGVAQTDQKKQLEQKKAQILKEISGFRSLLSKENSREKSVLTKISESEAKIRLNEKLIQNTKKQTKILTDEIYLNQLKINKLNRELKVLKEDYAAMIVKAYKSRSQQSRIMFILSSQNFLQAYKRMQYMKQYANFRKIQGEAIKAKKAELEVLAAKLNAQKVEKEALLAENLKVKAELEEEKKEQEKLIKSIQKDKKKYIADIRNREKEAKAIERKIDKIVRDAIAAANKKTAASGATKASKGSKSTAEPNKIVLTKEGKIVADNFNANKGKLPWPVEKGYMSMRYGKQRSPLAPNVEIDHGWIEITTEEGAKARSIFQGEVIDVQIISGLKSVFVQHGNYITVYGGLISTDVSTGDKVVIKQSLGNVYTNPISGKTIVKFSIFKNTTKLDPQYWITPL
- a CDS encoding lipopolysaccharide biosynthesis protein; amino-acid sequence: MTLFKNLFKQTAIYGIATVVPRMFSFLLTPLYTELLPEEEYGAVSVIFAWMVLFNVVLAYGMETAFFRFYTADDAKKVQSTATVSIFWTSLLFLAAALLGRNYLAEAATIDVRYITYTIWVLVFDALVIIPFSKLRVTGKPTFYAVVKIGNVAVNLGLNVFFLLYLPQLATANPNSVLGSIYIQGFEIGYIFISNLVASLLTFAVLAPHYFRISWHFDKKLWKKMMRYAIPVLVAGVAFAINETFDRILLEKLLPQDVAKAEVGIYSACYKLAIFMTLFATAFRLGIEPFFFSHAKNENAPQTYAIITKYFVILGSIILLTVIIFSDILKVLIIRNEGYWEGMQVVPLIIMANFFLGIYHNLSVWYKLSDRTKMGAYISIIGAIITLVLNFVLIPQYSYMGSAIATITAYGTMMIVSYLLGSKYYPIPYDLKRILAYLALSIGLSLLCFYHYRANYAVGVPILFIYIGFVYFSEKDTLHRIIKRG